The Oscarella lobularis chromosome 9, ooOscLobu1.1, whole genome shotgun sequence genome includes a window with the following:
- the LOC136191158 gene encoding uncharacterized protein, with translation MNHAAGLTLLAISLLIHMVQLGVAKQSLSTCTRRGDFQCLNRQCISRRYHCDGNFDCDDGSDENIGCEQKRKRSSCQSYQYQCANGQCILSVFRCDGDNDCGDLSDEQECSSYCLQDSSRFLCKNNQRCIFQHYRCDGEDDCGDSSDERNCTSYCRQDSSRFWCNKTGRCIPQRYRCNGDDDCGDLADEQDCSSYCLRKGLGFWCENSLCISKSLRCDGDNNCGDSSDENNCDITTISVLTTAVIVLMPIIILSTVIWCKKRFTFDCTCKRHKTERLLPFTENEKQTCSNELWDSEIIAEIGNLGICPTRLTVEKDIGEGNFGRVYKCLLNRSTAVAAKSAKSGVNTRDFIFEALRMKCLSHQNVLALIGICWSPNPEHEQYYRPLIVLPYMVLGDLRTYLRKEQSRYDLSSPAENDEDVTMSRDLFRLIQFGYQIAKGMEYLSGKMILHRDLAARNCMVDWDFTVKISDFGLARALEKDKDYYRITPGKVGLPIRWVALEGLTEGIFTTKSDVWSYGITLWEVMTMGTSPYPGVAVVSLLPLLQEGMRLSQPKHCPDQMFKIIADCWLENPEKRPSFQVLVNEISEFMLASKAEEYKKV, from the exons ATGAATCACGCAGCAG GTCTTACCTTGCTTGCTATCTCTCTGCTGATACACATGGTGCAACTTGGAGTCGCGAAACAAAGTCTATCTACATGCACGCGTCGCGGCGATTTTCAATGTCTCAATAGACAGTGCATTTCTCGACGTTATCATTGCGACGGAAACTTTGACTGCGACGATGGCTCAGATGAAAACATCGGTTGcgaacaaaaaagaaaacgttccaGCTGCCAATCCTACCAATACCAGTGTGCAAATGGACAATGCATTTTATCAGTTTTCAGGTGcgacggtgacaacgactgtggcgatttaTCAGACGAACAAGAATGTTCCAGCTACTGCCTCCAAGATTCGTCACGATTTTTGTGCAAAAACAACCAACGTTGCATTTTTCAGCACTACcgctgcgacggcgaagacgactgCGGCGATTCATCGGACGAACGAAACTGTACCAGCTACTGCCGCCAAGATTCGTCACGCTTTTGGTGCAACAAAACCGGCCGTTGTATTCCTCAACGATACCGCTGcaacggtgacgacgactgtggcgatttaGCCGATGAACAGGACTGTTCTAGCTACTGCCTCCGAAAAGGGTTAGGGTTTTGGTGCGAAAATAGCCTTTGTATTTCTAAAAGCCTTCGTTGTGACGGTGACAACAACTGCGGCGATTCTTCAGACGAAAACAACTGCG ACATAACGACAATTTCCGTTCTAACAACTGCAGTGATCGTTTTAATGCCTATTATTATTCTTTCAACTGTAATTTGGtgcaaaaaacgtttcacCTTTGACTGCACCTGCAAACGTCATAAGACAGAAAGGCTATTGCCCTTCACAGAGAATGAAAAGCAAACGTGCTCGAACGAGCTTTGGGATTCTGAAATCATTGCGGAAATCGGTAACTTGGGCATTTGTCCTACACGTCTAACAGTAGAGAAGGACATTGGAGAAG GTAATTTCGGAAGAGTCTACAAATGTCTTTTAAACAGAAGCACTGCTGTTGCCGCAAAATCAGCTAAATCAG GAGTGAACACGCGTGACTTCATATTTGAAGCCCTTCGAATGAAATGCCTTAGTCATCAAAATGTTTTGGCGTTAATCGGCATTTGCTGGTCCCCCAATCCTGAACATGAGCAATACTACAGACCTTTGATAGTGCTTCCGTACATGGTTTTAGGAGACTTGAGAACATATTTGCGCAAGGAACAATCACGCTATGATCTCAGTTCACCAGCTGAGAATGACGAAGACGTGACTATGTCCCGTGAC cTTTTCAGACTCATTCAATTTGGATATCAAATTGCAAAAGGCATGGAATATTTGTCAGGGAAAATGATACTACATCGAGATTTGGCAGCGCGGAATTGCAT GGTAGACTGGGATTTCACTGTCAAAATATCCGATTTTGGATTAGCTCGAGCATTGGAAAAAGACAAGGACTACTACCGGATTACACCAGGCAAAGTTGGACTTCCGATTCGTTGGGTTGCTCTCGAAGGTTTAACAGAAGGAATATTCACAACAAAAAGTGACGTG TGGTCGTATGGCATTACGTTGTGGGAAGTGATGACAATGGGAACGAGTCCATATCCTGGTGTTGCCGTGGTTAGCCTTCTTCCGCTCCTTCAGGAGGGAATGCGACTCAGCCAACCTAAGCATTGCCCTGATCAAAT GTTCAAAATAATAGCTGACTGCTGGTTGGAAAACCCGGAAAAACGACCGTCGTTTCAGGTATTGGTCAACGAAATCAGTGAGTTCATGTTGGCAAGCAAAGCAGAAGAATACAAAAAAGTTTAG
- the LOC136191163 gene encoding very low-density lipoprotein receptor-like, translated as MKHAGLILLVLSSLLVRSMHAARTLSTCTGRREFQCLDGQCISRRYRCDGKFDCDDGSDEKIGCKRRRRRRRSGCSSVEYQCANGRCVPSDYVCDGDDDCFDFSDESACSTSPTTRWIADTTTPTTFPTTMTPTSTPPPCAHGDFRCANSGRCISRLLVCNGRDDCGNLSDESACSTFCRRRWPLYARCTTTEECIIWEKVCDGHADCSDSSDELACSTSSSSPSPTPTNSCPSHLFQCGNGQCVFRSDVCNHANDCGDNSDEFHCPTTMYPTYILYTEDYDWGFPFECDDGYSIPRWERCDGSYDCFDHSDERHCLITPTPGLQDRKKEVSLLENNELSVGATIGIAFSVGFLAFLVIGGTMIVLHVRAKRKRRMRRATAPAQASRVVYAPSHVMNPVQIRSNRSRNVARHIDRASDLHDPPPSYREVMQMPPAEPRRSGEDAEELGTANV; from the exons ATGAAACACGCAG GCCTTATCTTGCTCGTTTTGTCGTCTCTGCTCGTGCGCTCAATGCACGCCGCGCGAACTCTATCGACGTGCACGGGTCGCCGCGAGTTTCAGTGCCTCGATGGACAGTGCATTTCTCGACGTTATCGTTGCGACGGAAAGTTCGACTGCGACGATGGCTCAGACGAAAAAATTGGCtgcaaacgaagaagaagaagaagacgttccGGCTGCTCTTCCGTTGAATACCAATGCGCAAATGGACGATGCGTTCCGTCAGACTACGtgtgcgacggcgacgacgactgcttTGACTTCTCCGACGAATCGGCGTGCTCGACGTCTCCTACGACGAGGTGGATAGCGGACacaacgacgccgacaaCGTTTCCTACGACGATGACGCCGACTTCGACGCCACCGCCTTGCGCACATGGCGACTTTCGGTGTGCAAATAGCGGACGATGCATTTCGAGATTGTTGGTGTGCAACGGCCGGGACGACTGCGGGAACCTTTCCGACGAATCGGCGTGTTCGACAttttgtcgccgccgctggcCCCTCTATGCTCGGTGTACAACGACCGAAGAATGCATTATTTGGGAGAAAGTTTGCGACGGACACGCCGACTGCAGCGACTCTTCCGACGAATTGGCGTGttcgacatcgtcgtcgtcgccatctccaacgccgacgaattCTTGTCCGTCTCACCTTTTTCAGTGTGGAAATGGACAATGCGTCTTCCGATCAGACGTTTGCAACCACGCAAACGACTGCGGTGACAACTCTGACGAATTCCACTGTCCCACTACCATGTATCCTACATATATATTGTATACCGAGGATTACGATTGGGGCTTTCCATTTGAATGCGACGATGGATACTCAATTCCGCGATGGGAGCGATGCGACGGCAGTTATGACTGCTTTGATCATTCTGACGAACGCCACTGCCTTATTACTCCCACGCCCGGGCTTCAAGATCGTAAGAAAGAAGTCTCTCTCTTAGAAAACAATGAATTGTCGGTCGGGGCGACGATTGGTATAGCGTTCTCTGTCGGATTCCTTGCCTTTCTCGTCATTGGCGGCACGATGATCGTGCTGCACGTTCGagcgaaaaggaagcgacgaaTGCGACGTGCGACCGCGCCGGCTCAAGCATCTCGAGTCGTCTATGCGCCCTCGCACGTAATGAATCCGGTTCAAATTCGTTCAAATAGAAGTCGGAACGTTGCTCGGCATATCGATCGTGCAAGCGACTTGCACGATCCTCCTCCGAGCTACAGAGAAGTAATGCAGATGCCACCGGCGGAACCTCGTCGCAGTGGAGAGGACGCAGAGGAGCTGGGAACAGCGAACGtatag
- the LOC136191154 gene encoding plexin-A3-like has protein sequence MGPPIGIILLFSISLASVRATHPTWSAPSSNTPLRRMIVDSSTGNIYVAGKDAIFQFTPSPLQTSHIAKTGPLKDNKGCFPNDWSNGPSCFENTFPEILSNFNQILLLNGSGDSILSCGNLQAGTCNIRSASNVSRISISDEQIQKASRLPFVSMIIVTRDEASNSAGVISYDYLGRPALFLVTHSSGLSSVKPSEISVRGMSFNDLLQPVTDYFNFPLDFPFDIISGFQSGEFVYFVAIDPSVGTLIARICRNDKGIERGTLNAYLEAYVECKGSSKTYKYLHSMYVGEVGSSLAQNVGNGDVLMGVFNEQSDGTGASALCVISLAQIDSRYKQALENCRNGISGSRGFLRDSLKPCTNTLKTLWDGTGCSPSIIDISLEVPSNNPIVSSAFYEIAASPSAALTAVAFTNVNVRDTVAFAGKGDGTVDKINVLTSTSSQLIGTLLTGTSNRIISLEWSSDQSSIYALSQYNLTKIPAQECDTLTTCSTCLTPVDPYCGHCVLENKCTLSDASVCEAASNPVRWIQNASDCINLVSISPKQASVAGTIQVTVNIENVPNVGAYRCVFGTGAETVATRITVGQEGFACSTPTLTSGLQGQHEVQNPISIRSATTGDIIATSSDKFQLYDCSSYSNCFECTDSTLPCGWCTFSNRCTSSSGQCGSRTDWLQGSSDSCPQLIQGTYNWPVGITSWDFSIAGKNFPRPNPSQGDKYQCQVRVPGQSDANVDATWISSKNVSCLATAYTYTDDNPTKEATLEVTWRGKVLENKDSAQLNLYKCDKMAVSCSDCLASERKYECGWCENKCSVRAGCAAIFTTTAGSCPEPDIREVFPINGPVEGGTNVTIKGADIGIDISDINGVTVAGRMCSFSAATYTPGRSIVCTTSPVADSPPLSPKTGPVVVQVNRRDYQFSQDFNYLVSSVSSFEPRLGPKAGGTRIEIKGENLHIGSMMSIRINGVICSLGSRTLSAVDCTLGASPTATSGPLSLSIDNAQLQDASSSLFQFTPNPTVTAITPSIGLAKGGIELTVEGTNLNSIQAPAVLFSRHDSPSSYRADCRKPTRAESMICFQPNVPVGSFGGRWSVSFEMDDVSHENLTLLNAFKIIAEKEFNISGNNIGVTVEHPLTIFGTNLLVLKDLQNAIKIKFGSVAVCIISAIAGTELTCTPSALSDEPVGKDLPIMISIGRYNTTGGRATISESAGIVLVGLIAGIVAGVTAITAVIIILFIYFSQKRRVEKKKNVSSLLIEMDRMEAGMAKECKQGFAELQTDLDVIYEDAASLTTYVPLLKFRDFSFRVFFSNTADHDVLYPLQDRLNNMEPAAAERLVTAMDMFRGLLGNKTFLAKMIHTMESEGTFTMRDRDEVASLLMVVYQNQMDYATEILKMLLSDLIRSGVGSSKPELLLLRTETVAERLLTNWLSVCLHQYLEEVVGSPLYTLYLAVKNQIDKGPVDAITGESRYALSEEKLLRQQIDYQQRRCSVLVEGQTTPVHVRLLDVDTISQAKEKCLDAVYKTTGVSSRPALHEVDLNVVSQSEGSSQSSRNVLHLRDEDNSTRVESGWKRVNTLAHYNITDGTTLTLVPRDDGKVVDHTQMIVASPTQSIATLEDESGPRVWHLTKQVDTTTREHQERVSEIDLARMLSTKRIVQKFVDDVFDSMYAVAKVPFALKYLYDFLDSLAEALNISDPDVLHTWKNNSVPLRFWMNVTKNPEFVFDVHKSVSVDSFLNIIASTFMDGCSVSEHKLSKESPTSKLLYNKEVQKYQQRVQRYYAKIKDQRKLTEADMKREMARISHLHGNEFHRDTALYQLSTYVLKYHSQLSNELLMDANLSKSLYKLLEALRA, from the exons ATG GGACCCCCTATAGGGATCATCTTGCTCTTCTCGATTTCTCTCGCAAGCGTCCGGGCTACGCATCCCACGTGGTCGGCGCCTTCGTCGAATACGCCACTTCGTCGTAtgatcgtcgattcgtcgacggggAATATCTACGTAGCGGGAAAGGATGCAATTTTCCAATTCACTCCCTCTCCACTTCAAACGAGTCATATTGCGAAAACGGGGCCTCTGAAAGATAACAAGGGATGCTTTCCAAATGATTGGTCTAACGGACCGTCGTGCTTTGAAAACACTTTCCCGGAGATTCTGTCGAATTTCAATCAAATTCTCCTTCTCAATGGAAGTGGGGACTCCATATTATCATGTGGAAATTTACAAGCTGGCACGTGCAATATCCGCTCCGCATCAAATGTTAGTAGGATTTCTATAAGTGATGAACAGATCCAGAAGGCATCACGCCTTCCTTTTGTGTCAATGATCATTGTTACGCGCGACGAGGCCTCGAATTCAGCGGGAGTCATATCCTATGATTATCTTGGCCGTCCAGCTCTGTTTCTTGTCACGCACTCTTCAGGCCTGTCTTCTGTAAAGCCAAGTGAAATCAGTGTGAGAGGCATGAGTTTTAATGATCTGCTTCAACCAGTTACGGACTACTTTAATTTTCCGCTGGATTTTCCTTTCGATATTATAAGTGGTTTTCAAAGTGGCGAATTTGTTTACTTTGTTGCTATTGATCCTAGTGTAGGAACGTTGATTGCGCGCATTTGTCGCAATGACAAAGGCATAGAAAGAGGTACGCTCAATGCTTACCTTGAGGCTTATGTTGAATGCAAAGGAAGCAGCAAAACGTATAAATATTTGCACTCAATGTACGTTGGCGAAGTGGGCAGTTCATTGGCGCAGAATGTTGGAAATGGTGACGTTCTAATGGGTGTCTTCAATGAGCAGAGTGATGGGACGGGTGCTAGTGCGCTCTGCGTCATTTCACTTGCTCAAATTGACTCTAGATATAAGCAAGCGTTGGAAAATTGTAGGAATGGAATATCTGGCTCTCGCGGTTTTTTAAGGGATTCACTAAAGCCGTGTACTAATACGCTG AAAACCCTTTGGGATGGTACTGGTTGCAGCCCTTCCATAATTGACATCAGTCTCGAAGTACCTTCAAATAATCCAATAGTCAGTAGCGCTTTTTACGAAATTGCCGCGTCGCCGTCCGCCGCACTTACGGCAGTTGCTTTTACTAACGTCAATGTTCGTGACACAGTCGCCTTTGCCGGCAAGGGTGACGGCACCGTCGACAAA ATCAATGTCCTTACAAGCACGTCGTCTCAACTAATAGGGACTCTGCTCACGGGCACTTCCAATAGGATTATCAGTCTGGAATGGAGCTCAGATCAATCGTCTATCTACGCTCTATCACAATACAAC TTGACCAAGATTCCTGCACAAGAGTGTGATACACTGACTACTTGCTCTACATGTCTCACACCTGTTGATCCCTACTGTGGCCACTGCGTATTAGAGAACAA ATGCACTCTGTCTGATGCGTCTGTTTGTGAGGCAGCTAGCAATCCTGTTAGGTGGATACAAAACGCATCAGACTGTATCAATCTTGTCAGCATTAGTCCAAAACAGGCTTCTGTAGCGGGAACAATTCAG gtTACGGTCAATATAGAGAACGTTCCCAATGTGGGAGCGTATAGATGCGTGTTTGGAACTGGAGCAGAAACCGTTGCGACTAGAATAACGGTTGGACAAGAAGGTTTCGCGTGTTCAACTCCCACTCTTACAAGCGGTTTGCAGGGACAAC ATGAGGTTCAAAATCCTATTTCGATACGATCAGCCACAACTGGCGACATTATTGCTACGAGTTCAGATAAATTCCAACTCTACGATTGCTCCTCTTATTCCAA TTGCTTTGAGTGCACCGACTCTACGCTTCCCTGTGGCTGGTGCACCTTTTCCAATCGGTGTACCAGCTCTAGTGGTCAATGTGGATCGCGTACAGACTGGCTTCAA GGGTCTAGTGACTCTTGTCCTCAACTGATTCAAGGCACGTACAATTGGCCTGTTGGCATAACATCGTGGGATTTTAGCATTGCTGGAAAGAACTTTCCTCGGCCAAACCCGTCTCAG GGGGATAAGTACCAATGCCAGGTGAGAGTCCCAGGTCAATCAGATGCGAACGTAGATGCAACGTGGATATCCTCAAAGAACGTCTCGTGTTTGGCGACAGCT TATACTTATACTGATGATAATCCAACGAAAGAGGCGACGCTTGAAGTGACGTGGAGAGGCAAAGTGTTGGAAAACAAAGATTCGGCGCAAT TGAATTTATACAAGTGCGATAAAATGGCGGTTTCGTGCAGCGATTGTCTCGCATCCGAACGCAAATACGAATGCGGCTGGTGCGAGAACAAGTGCTCCGTTCGCGCGGGATGCGCGGCGATTTTTACGACGACCGCAGGCAGTTGTCCTGAGCCGGACATTCGGGAG GTTTTCCCTATCAACGGTCCCGTGGAGGGAGGCACGAATGTGACGATCAAGGGCGCTGATATTGGGATAGATATATCGGACATCAATGGGGTGACTGTAGCGGGTAGAATGTGCTCTTTTTCTGCGGCTACGTATACACCAGGACGAAG TATTGTTTGTACGACTTCTCCTGTGGCTGATTCTCCGCCTTTGAGTCCTAAGACGGGCCCCGTTGTTGTTCAAGTGAACAGACGCGATTACCAGTTTTCACAAGACTTTAATTATTTG gtTTCGTCTGTTTCTAGTTTTGAACCTCGTCTCGGTCCCAAAGCCGGTGGGACTCGAATTGAAATTAAGGGCGAAAATCTACACATTGGCTCGATGATGTCAATTCGCATAAATGGCGTCATTTGCTCGTTAGGAAGCCGAACTCTTTCCGCTGTTGACTGCACACTAGGCGCATCACCAACGGCAACAAGTGGACCCCTTTCCCTGTCTATAGACAACGCTCAGCTGCAAGACGCTAGCTCCTCTCTCTTTCAATTCACCCCCAATCCAACGGTGACAGCAATTACACCGTCTATAGGACTAGCAAA GGGAGGAATTGAGTTGACTGTAGAAGGAACCAATTTGAATTCCATCCAAGCGCCTGCTGTCTTATTTTCTCGACATGACAGCCCTTCCTCCTATAGAGCA gatTGTCGAAAGCCTACGCGGGCCGAAAGCATGATATGCTTTCAACCGAACGTTCCAGTTGGCAGTTTTGGCGGCAGATGGAGCGTCTCGTTCGAAATGGACGACGTTTCGCACGAAAATCTGACGCTTTTGAACGCATTTAAGATTATCGCCGAAAAGGAATTTAATATTTCCGGTAACAACATTGGCGTCACTGTTGAACATCCGTTAACGATtttt ggaACAAACCTCCTCGTTTTGAAAGATCTCCAAAATGCGATTAAAATCAAATTCGGTTCCGTTGCAGTCTGTATTATATCAGCTATTGCAGGCACG GAACTCACGTGTACTCCTTCCGCACTTTCTGACGAACCAGTAGGCAAAGATCTTCCCATAATG ATTTCAATCGGTAGATATAACACAACTGGTGGACGGGCTACGATTAGTGAGAGCGCAGGCATCGTTCTCGTGGGTCTAATTGCTGGAATTGTTGCCGGAGTCACTGCAATCACCGCAGTCATAATTATTCTCTTCATTTATTTCTCCCAGAAGAGACgcgtcgaaaaaaagaaaaacgtatCGTCTCTTCTCATTGAGATGGACCGAATGGAAGCGGGCATGGCCAAAGAATGCAAACAAG GTTTTGCCGAGTTGCAAACCGATTTAGACGTCATCTACGAAGACGCCGCTTCGCTGACGACATACGTTCCCTTGCTGAAATTTcgcgatttctctttccgcgtttttttttccaacACCGCCGATCACGACGTTCTCTATCCGCTTCAAGATCGACTCAATAATATGGAgccagcggcggcggaacgatTGGTTACGGCCATGGATATGTTTCGAGGTCTACTCGGAAATAAGACGTTTCTCGCTAAAATGATTCATACGATGGAAAGCGAGGGCACGTTTACGATGCGAGACAG GGATGAAGTGGCTTCTCTTCTTATGGTTGTCTATCAGAATCAGATGGATTATGCGACGGAAATTCTCAAAATGCTTCTTTCTGATTTGATTCGAAGTGGTGTTGGGAGCTCGAAGCCtgagcttcttcttctgcgcACGGAAACAGTCGCCGAGAGGCTTCTCACCAATTGGTTGAGCGTCTGTCTTCATCAATATTTAGAG GAAGTGGTTGGATCTCCTCTCTATACTCTTTATCTTGCTGTGAAGAATCAGATTGATAAGGGGCCAGTTGACGCGATTACTGGAGAGTCGAGATACGCGTTGAGTGAAGAGAAATTGCTACGTCAGCAGATTGATTACCAG CAACGACGCTGCTCGGTTCTAGTCGAAGGACAAACGACTCCCGTTCATGTTCGTCTTCTAGACGTTGACACAATTAGCCAGGCGAAGGAGAAATGCTTAGATGCCGTCTACAAG ACAACGGGAGTTTCATCGCGTCCAGCTCTCCACGAAGTTGACTTGA ACGTCGTTTCCCAAAGCGAAGGCTCCTCACAATCGAGTCGAAATGTTCTTCAtcttcgcgacgaagacaatTCAACGCGCGTTGAATCGGGATGGAAGCGAGTGAACACGCTCGCTCACTACAAT ATTACTGATGGGACGACGTTGACTCTCGTtcctcgcgacgacggaaaagtcgtcgatcaCACGCAGATGATCGTCGCAAGTCCCACGCAATCCATCGCGACACTTGAAGACGAATCAGGCCCCAGAGTCTGGCACTTG ACAAAACAGGTTgacacgacgacgcgagaacACCAGGAAAGGGTCTCAGAAATCGATCTAGCTCGCATGCTTTCGACAAAG CGAATTGTTCAAAAGTTTGTCGACGATGTTTTCGATTCGATGTACGCTGTGGCAAAGGTTCCCTTCGCTCTCAAGTATCTCTACGATTTTCTCGACTCGCTAGCGGAAGCGCTTAACATCAGCGATCCGGATGTTCTTCACACGTGGAAAAACAACAGCGTTCCGCTTCGATTTTGGATGAACGTCACTAAGAATCCcgaattcgttttcgacgttcaCAAATCGGTTTCCGTCGATTCTTTTCTCAATATCATCGCGTCAACTTTCATGGACGGATGCTCGGTTTCAGAACACAAACTTTCAAAG GAGTCTCCCACTAGCAAGTTGCTGTACAACAAAGAAGTTCAAAAATACCAGCAACGGGTGCAGCGCTACTACGCCAAGATAAAAGACCAGAGAAAGTTGACCGAAGCCGATATGAAACGCGAAATGGCGAGAATTTCCCAC TTGCATGGTAATGAATTCCATCGCGACACCGCTTTGTATCAGCTGTCGACCTACGTGTTGAAGTATCATAGTCAG ctAAGCAATGAACTTCTCATGGACGCCAACCTATCCAAGTCTCTTTACAAGTTGCTAGAAGCGTTGAGAGCGTGA
- the LOC136191336 gene encoding uncharacterized protein, which produces MIPVPDWSLPIPFTTDGMQVLGCPVGSDSFVQRQCVKFTQNRLPFLKKLRCMRNLQSAMLLLRYCGVPTITHLLRSAAPHNVAEAAAQHDLDILDTFQSIIGISATVQQKSQISLPISLGGFGLLSAASASPCAFLGSWASTLAFLPERLPQFPSAPLDINVTPPDIVHHCLELLKKSCSAISEVLPSIEALPEKVLKLQSRLTRCLADRDFDNLITVSDQRSKARLRSAACSEAGAWLDALPSSRELSFTSAEFQTATLLRLGGSIPMLRQIRRCNCGAEVADLGYHVITCAVGSGATRRHNAIQFGWLKMLQSVNYVCDLEREHQFDNSNKRPDIGVFNFNDGKKLLLDVSIAHPQASTVLPQSAKNAGHAASERDNFKIKKFREEANKLGYLFEPLVMEVFGRWSPIALRILRQVAERPSIDFFNDKNSFLAYWRRHMAVCLQRENARIILRKVKCIVPHSPVCVSVSSVDTSVRCFNRD; this is translated from the coding sequence ATGATTCCCGTTCCGGATTGGTCACTTCCTATTCCGTTCACTACGGACGGAATGCAAGTACTGGGTTGTCCCGTCGGCTCGGACTCGTTTGTGCAGCGACAATGTGTCAAGTTTACTCAAAATCGGCTTCCTTTCTTGAAAAAGCTTCGATGCATGCGCAATTTACAATCAGCCATGCTTTTGCTACGTTATTGTGGCGTTCCGACTATTACACATCTTTTACGGTCGGCAGCGCCTCATAACGTGGcggaagcagcagcacaACATGACCTTGACATTTTGGATACATTTCAGTCAATTATTGGCATCAGCGCAACAGTTCAGCAGAAAAGCCAAATTAGCCTTCCCATCTCGTTAGGAGGCTTTGGCTTGTTATCAGCTGCATCGGCTTCTCCTTGTGCCTTTTTGGGGTCTTGGGCGTCGACGTTAGCATTTCTGCCGGAACGCCTGCCACAATTCCCTTCTGCTCCTCTGGACATTAACGTCACCCCACCAGATATCGTCCATCACTGTCTGGAGTTGCTGAAGAAGTCTTGCAGTGCAATTTCTGAGGTTCTTCCTTCGATTGAGGCTCTGCCTGAGAAGGTCTTAAAATTGCAATCTCGTCTAACAAGATGCTTAGCTGATCGTGATTTTGACAACCTCATCACGGTCAGTGATCAACGGTCTAAAGCTCGCCTCCGGAGTGCTGCATGCTCCGAAGCTGGCGCGTGGCTTGATGCTCTCCCCTCTTCGAGAGAGTTGTCGTTTACATCAGCAGAGTTCCAAACGGCGACTCTCCTTCGACTTGGGGGGAGCATTCCCATGCTTCGGCAAATTCGGCGCTGCAACTGCGGTGCTGAAGTTGCTGATTTGGGTTACCATGTTATCACTTGCGCTGTAGGCTCCGGTGCAACACGCCGCCACAACGCTATCCAATTTGGCTGGTTGAAAATGCTTCAATCGGTTAATTATGTATGCGACTTGGAGAGAGAACACCAATTTGACAACAGTAATAAGCGGCCGGACATTGGTGTCTTCAATTTTAACGACGGCAAGAAGCTGCTTCTTGACGTAAGCATCGCGCACCCTCAAGCGTCGACCGTCTTGCCGCAGAGTGCGAAGAATGCCGGCCACGCAGCATCCGAGCGAGATAACTTTAAGATCAAGAAGTTTCGGGAAGAGGCAAACAAGTTAGGCTACCTCTTTGAGCCGCTCGTGATGGAAGTCTTCGGTCGCTGGAGTCCGATTGCGCTACGCATCCTCCGGCAAGTAGCAGAACGCCCGTCGATCGACTTTTTTAATGACAAAAATAGCTTTCTCGCGTACTGGCGACGTCATATGGCGGTTTGTCTCCAGCGCGAGAATGCTCGTATTATTCTTCGTAAAGTTAAGTGTATTGTTCCCCATTCCCCTGTTTGTGTATCTGTTAGCTCTGTTGACACCTCAGTCAGGTGCTTCAACAGGGATTGA